From the genome of Hymenobacter sp. PAMC 26628, one region includes:
- a CDS encoding GNAT family N-acetyltransferase: MIPLIAQTPRLTILAASRALLTAELHKPQYFPLLLGAALPAAWPAEGYSREALENALAQLTAGGRDAAGWYGWYALRKAEGDVPRTLVGGGGFAGPPDAAGTAELDFAIAAEWRGQGLATELVAGLVQQAAATGLVHRLVAHAPATHPAAQQVLRRNGFELVETTAEGPMRFERAVEPAADAALGPPAA, translated from the coding sequence ATGATTCCACTGATTGCCCAAACGCCCCGCCTGACCATCCTCGCCGCCAGCCGGGCGCTGCTCACGGCCGAGTTGCACAAGCCCCAGTACTTCCCGCTGCTGCTGGGGGCCGCCCTACCTGCCGCCTGGCCAGCCGAAGGCTACAGCCGGGAGGCGCTGGAAAACGCTCTGGCGCAGCTCACCGCCGGCGGGCGCGACGCCGCCGGCTGGTACGGCTGGTACGCGCTGCGCAAAGCCGAGGGCGACGTGCCGCGCACGCTGGTGGGCGGGGGCGGCTTCGCGGGGCCCCCGGACGCGGCGGGCACGGCCGAACTAGATTTTGCCATTGCCGCCGAATGGCGCGGCCAGGGCTTGGCCACCGAGCTGGTGGCGGGCCTGGTGCAGCAAGCCGCCGCCACGGGCCTGGTGCATCGGCTGGTGGCCCACGCCCCGGCCACCCACCCAGCGGCCCAGCAGGTGCTGCGCCGCAACGGCTTCGAGCTCGTCGAGACCACGGCGGAGGGGCCCATGCGCTTCGAGCGGGCCGTGGAGCCGGCGGCTGACGCCGCGTTGGGCCCCCCCGCGGCGTAG
- a CDS encoding fatty acid desaturase family protein, which produces MLLPKFAPPRSFHAELKRRTAEYFQTTGKAQTGNASLLGKAALLLGALVALYVHLVFFTPIAGWALAECVLMGGVLALIGFNVMHDGAHGSFSRYGWLNKVAAFTLNVLGGSSYMWDAKHNTVHHMYTNIEGVDDDLDIRPWMRMTPDQPRHRAHRFQHLYFGFFYCLLYISWIFFTDYQKYFSRKIGSVALKPMTLNDHLIFWGFKLLNLGLYVALPIYMLGWGPWLAGFLLTSAVAGFTLSIVFQLAHTVEQAAFPVPHETTRKMEDEWAIHQLRTTANFATDSRVISWLVGGLNFQVEHHLFPKISHVHYPKLSKIIRQTCEEFGLPYQEYPKMRYAVASHVAFLRQMGRA; this is translated from the coding sequence ATGCTGCTTCCCAAATTTGCCCCCCCGCGCTCCTTCCACGCTGAGTTGAAGCGCCGCACGGCCGAGTATTTCCAAACCACGGGCAAGGCCCAAACCGGCAACGCCTCGCTGCTGGGTAAGGCCGCCCTGCTGCTCGGGGCCCTGGTGGCACTCTACGTGCACTTGGTGTTTTTCACGCCCATCGCCGGCTGGGCCCTGGCCGAGTGCGTGCTGATGGGCGGCGTGCTGGCGCTCATCGGCTTCAACGTGATGCACGACGGGGCCCACGGCAGCTTCAGCCGCTACGGCTGGCTAAACAAGGTGGCGGCCTTCACCCTCAACGTGTTGGGCGGTAGCAGCTACATGTGGGACGCCAAGCACAACACCGTGCACCACATGTACACCAATATCGAGGGCGTGGACGACGACCTCGACATCCGGCCCTGGATGCGCATGACGCCCGACCAGCCCCGCCACCGCGCCCACCGCTTCCAGCACCTGTACTTCGGGTTTTTCTACTGCCTGCTCTACATCTCCTGGATTTTCTTCACCGACTACCAGAAGTACTTCAGCCGCAAAATCGGCAGCGTGGCCCTCAAGCCGATGACCCTCAACGACCACCTCATTTTCTGGGGTTTCAAGCTCCTGAATTTAGGATTATACGTGGCGTTGCCCATTTACATGCTGGGCTGGGGCCCCTGGCTGGCCGGCTTCCTGCTCACGAGCGCCGTGGCCGGCTTCACGCTCAGCATCGTGTTCCAGCTGGCGCACACCGTCGAGCAGGCGGCCTTCCCCGTGCCCCACGAAACCACCCGCAAAATGGAGGACGAGTGGGCCATTCACCAGCTGCGCACCACCGCTAACTTTGCCACCGACAGCCGCGTGATTAGCTGGCTCGTGGGGGGCCTCAACTTTCAGGTCGAGCACCACTTGTTCCCCAAAATCTCGCACGTGCACTACCCCAAGCTGAGCAAAATCATCCGCCAGACCTGCGAGGAGTTTGGCCTCCCCTACCAGGAATACCCCAAGATGCGCTACGCCGTGGCCTCGCACGTGGCCTTCCTCCGGCAAATGGGCCGGGCGTAA
- a CDS encoding amidohydrolase family protein, with protein sequence MKTYTIALGLAGAALLAGGARPAAPAKTYDLVISHVGVVDVATGQVRPDQTVALAGGKIVKVGPAAQARYAARQTIDGTGRYLMPGLWDMHVHFRGGDSLAAANKKSLALYLVHGITTVRDCGGDLTSRVFEWRRAEEAGTLAGPRIFTSGPKIDGPGAYWPGSLEVETPDQISRALDSLQRLKVDFVKIYDSKISAEAYLNVITQAEARGMKTTGHMPYSTTLGDAVARGLDATEHLYYVFKACSGKEDSLTAVVRASLKTPKPLGLFALLPAVYDTYSPAAAARIFRMMATHHTAAVPTLAIGKTLAELPDNDHAHDSLRAYIDPKIQATYARRLASARQQPAAARAFTQKLEAKFLTLVPQMQAAGVVLLAGSDSGAFNSFTYPGASLQDELALLVQAGLTPAQALRAATLNGARFMGVAGRSGTIAVGKDADLLLLNANPLVNINNVKQIAAVVARGKAYQRADLNRMLAAIKNK encoded by the coding sequence ATGAAAACCTATACGATTGCCCTTGGCCTGGCCGGGGCTGCGCTACTGGCAGGCGGGGCCCGCCCGGCCGCCCCCGCCAAAACCTACGATTTGGTCATCAGCCACGTGGGCGTGGTAGACGTGGCCACCGGCCAGGTGCGGCCCGACCAAACGGTGGCCTTGGCCGGCGGCAAAATCGTGAAAGTGGGCCCCGCGGCCCAGGCTCGCTACGCCGCCCGCCAAACCATCGACGGCACCGGCCGCTACCTGATGCCCGGGCTGTGGGACATGCACGTGCACTTCCGCGGCGGCGACAGCCTGGCGGCGGCTAATAAGAAAAGCCTCGCGCTGTACCTGGTCCACGGCATCACGACGGTGCGCGACTGCGGCGGCGACCTCACGAGTCGCGTTTTTGAGTGGCGGCGCGCGGAGGAGGCGGGCACGCTGGCGGGGCCCCGCATCTTCACGTCGGGGCCCAAAATTGACGGCCCCGGGGCCTACTGGCCCGGCTCGCTGGAAGTGGAAACGCCCGACCAAATCAGCCGGGCCCTCGACTCGCTGCAACGGCTGAAGGTGGACTTTGTGAAGATTTACGACAGCAAGATTTCGGCCGAAGCCTACCTGAACGTCATCACCCAGGCCGAGGCCCGCGGCATGAAAACCACCGGCCACATGCCCTATTCCACCACCCTGGGCGACGCCGTGGCTCGGGGCCTTGATGCTACCGAGCACTTGTACTACGTCTTCAAGGCCTGCTCGGGCAAGGAAGACAGCCTCACGGCCGTGGTGCGCGCCAGCCTGAAAACGCCCAAGCCGCTGGGCCTGTTTGCCCTGCTGCCCGCCGTGTACGACACCTACAGCCCGGCCGCGGCGGCGCGCATTTTCCGGATGATGGCCACCCACCACACGGCCGCCGTGCCCACGCTGGCCATCGGCAAAACCCTGGCCGAGCTGCCCGACAACGACCACGCCCACGACTCGCTGCGGGCTTACATCGACCCCAAAATCCAGGCTACTTACGCGCGGCGGCTGGCCAGCGCCCGCCAGCAGCCCGCCGCTGCCCGGGCCTTCACCCAAAAGCTGGAAGCCAAGTTCCTGACGCTGGTGCCGCAGATGCAGGCCGCGGGCGTCGTCCTGCTGGCGGGCTCCGACAGCGGGGCCTTCAACTCGTTCACCTACCCCGGGGCCTCGCTGCAAGACGAGCTGGCGCTGCTGGTGCAGGCGGGCCTAACGCCCGCCCAGGCCCTGCGCGCGGCCACCCTCAACGGGGCCCGGTTCATGGGCGTGGCCGGCCGCAGCGGCACCATCGCCGTGGGCAAAGACGCCGATTTGCTGCTGCTGAATGCCAATCCGCTAGTCAATATCAACAACGTGAAGCAGATAGCCGCCGTGGTGGCGCGCGGCAAAGCCTACCAGCGCGCCGACCTGAACCGGATGCTGGCGGCCATAAAAAACAAGTAG
- a CDS encoding bestrophin family protein, translating into MIIRDKENWFRLLFAWHGSVLPQILPRLGALAGLAVAVVYAHGHLVRYQVPLNAAPFTLFGVTLAIFLGFYNNASYDRFWEGRRQWGALLNTTRSLARQALTLAGHPTGAGAPAEFVHLLIAFTHALRHQLRRTDAAPDLARLLPPALAAAVGQSTFRLVRLLLEMGRWVQGSPAGALPGSTVPLAFDYNLNALSDIVGSCERLANTPIPYTYSVILHRTVYFYCFLLPFGLVDSIGWATPLVVVFVGYTFMALDAIMREIEEPFGLQDNDLALNALSHTIEATLREMVGEPVPAAPTSPGRYRFD; encoded by the coding sequence ATGATTATTCGTGATAAAGAAAATTGGTTTCGCCTGCTCTTTGCGTGGCACGGCTCGGTGCTGCCCCAAATTTTGCCGCGGCTGGGGGCCCTGGCGGGGCTGGCGGTAGCGGTGGTGTACGCCCACGGCCACCTGGTGCGCTACCAGGTGCCGCTGAACGCCGCGCCGTTTACCCTGTTCGGGGTCACGCTGGCCATCTTTTTGGGCTTTTACAACAACGCCAGCTACGACCGTTTTTGGGAGGGCCGCCGGCAGTGGGGGGCCCTGCTGAACACCACCCGCTCGCTGGCCCGTCAGGCCCTCACACTGGCCGGCCACCCCACCGGGGCGGGGGCCCCGGCCGAGTTTGTGCACTTGCTCATCGCCTTCACCCACGCCCTGCGCCACCAGCTGCGCCGCACCGACGCCGCCCCCGACCTGGCCCGGCTGCTGCCACCCGCGCTGGCGGCGGCCGTGGGGCAGTCCACGTTCCGGCTCGTGCGCCTGCTGCTGGAAATGGGCCGCTGGGTGCAAGGCAGCCCCGCCGGGGCCCTGCCAGGCAGCACCGTGCCGCTGGCGTTCGACTACAACCTCAACGCGCTGTCGGACATTGTGGGCAGCTGCGAGCGGCTGGCCAACACGCCCATCCCCTACACTTACAGCGTCATTTTGCACCGCACCGTATATTTCTACTGCTTCCTGCTGCCGTTTGGGCTCGTGGACAGTATTGGGTGGGCCACGCCGCTGGTGGTGGTGTTCGTGGGCTACACGTTTATGGCGCTGGACGCCATCATGCGCGAAATTGAGGAACCGTTTGGGTTGCAAGACAATGACTTGGCGCTGAACGCCCTGAGCCACACCATCGAGGCCACGCTGCGCGAAATGGTGGGCGAGCCCGTGCCGGCGGCCCCCACTTCCCCCGGCCGCTACCGCTTCGACTAA